The proteins below come from a single Balaenoptera acutorostrata chromosome 2, mBalAcu1.1, whole genome shotgun sequence genomic window:
- the ANKRD24 gene encoding ankyrin repeat domain-containing protein 24 isoform X3 — MQILGAWPSLPQPPGGKKVRSGHRGAPPPEPSPLPWHSPPPVGERPGGEQQAGRAGEGWRGAWRDCAGRAAEPRHRGPFPLVTSRSPVARPPGALDIMKQLCLCAAASFASQDWGKSDERLLQAVENNDAARVASLIARKGLVPTKLDPEGKSAFHLAAMRGAASCLEVMLTHGANVMSTDGAGYSALHLAAKYGHPQCLKQLLQASCVVDTVDSSGWTALHHAAAGGCISCSEMLCSFKARLNPRDRLGTTPLIIAAQMCHTDLCRLLLQQGAAANDQDLQGRTALMLACEGASPETVEVLLQGGAQPGITDALGQDAAHYGALAGDKLILHLLQEAAQRPSPPSEDDSGEASSQNSVSSHEKQGAPKKRKAPQPPANIPMPDDQDAYEEIVRLRQERGRLLQKIRGLEQHQERRKQELPEAEASSLHSLERQVQELQQLLAEKQEEKESLGREVESLQSRLSLLENERENTSYDVATLQDEEGELPDFPGAEALLSKHLSPSAQELLASLQEQVTMLTRQNQELMEKVQILEHFEKDEMEAGSLAEVIPLALYDSLRAEFDQLRRQHAKALQALEQQEAQEAPGEEEAAPREGKGPGAKTTRNGPVQTELNGTAAPETRVNGAESTDEEAAGVETMEARALEAASVVAEATETRPTDAEATETEGVGAERLDTKATGAEVTETKTLEEGGNPETKATGAESTNMKTEEPEWKASGTGAVPEELTGTGTMKTEAVGVEAATPRVTPGPALHPSAAGLEAAHGKAEPAEAEVGGAGGVSSGDTGQLRAALEQAREDLRDRDCRLRELEAASARLDEAQAGRLLAEEEARGLRAELAQREELRLELSRELQALREQLAMATAAGEQQRAAVVKLGQARDAAEARAAELAAACEEARRGLAELREASEGLRQAAVPASEHHRLQEEALELRGRAASLEQEVVATGKEAARLRAELERERVGSVARLEHERIVGALQADVARLQGQLEELGRRHEKTSAEVFQRLDAAIYPGGPLTLQPF; from the exons ATGCAGATCCTGGGAGCCTGGCCCTCTTTGCCTCAGCCTCCCGGTGGCAAGAAGGTCAGGTCGGGCCACCGCGgtgcccctcccccagagcccagcccccTTCCCTGGCACTCCCCACCACCCGTAGGGGAGCGGCCGGGAGGGGAGCAGCAGGCGGGGCGCGCGGGCGAGGGTTGGCGCGGGGCTTGGCGGGACTGCGCGGGCCGGGCGGCCGAGCCCCGGCATCGCGGGCCCTTTCCTCTGGTCACCTCCCGGAGCCCGGTCGCCCGGCCGCCCGGCGCCCTGGACATCATGAAGCAGCTGTGCCTTTGCGCCGCCGCCTCCTTTGCG AGCCAGGACTGGGGCAAAAGTGACGAGCGGCTGCTGCAGGCCGTGGAGAACAATGATGCCGCACGGGTGGCCTCCCTCATTGCCCGCAAGGGGCTGGTGCCCACGAAGCTGGACCCCGAGGGCAAGTCCGC attCCACCTGGCGGCCATGAGGGGTGCAGCCAGCTGTCTAGAGGTGATGCTGACACATGGCGCCAACGTTATGAGCACGGATGGGGCAG gTTACAGTGCCCTCCACCTGGCCGCCAAGTATGGGCACCCTCAGTGCTTGAAGCAACTACTGCAG GCATCCTGCGTGGTGGATACTGTGGACAGTAGTGGGTGGACGGCCCTGCATCACGCAG cGGCTGGCGGCTGCAtctcctgctcagaaatgctctgCTCCTTCAAGGCACGTCTGAATCCCCGAGATCGG ctgggtACAACACCCCTCATCATAGCAGCTCAGATGTGTCACACAGATCTGTGCCGCCTTCTCCTGCAGCAAGGGGCTGCTGCAAATGACCAGGACCTTCAGGGCAG GACGGCCCTGATGCTGGCCTGTGAGGGAGCCAGCCCCGAAACAGTGGAGGTGCTGCTGCAGGGTGGGGCCCAGCCGGGCATCACTGATGCGCTGGGCCAGGACGCTGCTCACTACGGCGCCCTGGCAGGGGACAAACTCATCCTACACCTCCTGCAGGAGGCCGCCCAGCGCCCCTCACCACCCAGCG aggaTGATTCAGGCGAGGCATCGTCTCAG aactCTGTGTCCAGCCATGAAAAGCAAGGGGCCCCCAAGAAGCGGAAGGCACCTCAGCCCCCTGCCAATATCCCGATGCCG GATGACCAAGACGCCTATGAGGAGATCGTGCGGCTGCGACAGGAGAGGGGCCGCCTACTGCAGAAGATCCGGGGCCTGGAGCAGCACCAGGAACGGAGGAAGCAGGAG CTGCCAGAGGCGGAGGCCAGCTCCCTCCACAGCCTGGAGAGACAG gTGCAAGAGCTACAGCAGCTGCTGGCAGAGaagcaggaggagaaggagagtcTAGGACGGGAGGTGGAAAGTTTGCAGAGCAGGCTGTCCCTGCTGGAG AATGAGAGGGAGAACACGAGCTATGACGTGGCCACCCTGCAGGACGAGGAGGGTGAGCTGCCCGACTTCCCAG GGGCTGAGGCGCTGCTCTCCAAGCACCTAAGCCCATCGGCCCAGGAGCTCTTGGCCTCGCTGCAGGAGCAAGTGACCATGCTCACCAGACAGAACCAGGAGCTGATGGAGAAGgtccag atCCTGGAGCACTTCGAGAAGGACGAGATGGAGGCTGGCAGTCTGGCCGAGGTCATCCCTCTGGCGCTGTACGACTCTCTCCGGGCTGAGTTTGACCAGCTCCGCAGGCAGCATGCCAAGGCCCTGCAGGCGCTGGAGCAACAGGAAGCGCAGGAGGCCCCTGGAGAAGAGGAGGCAGCCCCCAGGGAGGGCAAAGGCCCGGGAGCCAAGACCACCAGAAACGGACCGGTGCAAACAGAGCTTAACGGCACTGCAGCTCCGGAAACCAGAGTTAATGGAGCCGAGAGCACAGATGAGGAGGCTGCAGGAGTAGAAACCATGGAAGCCAGAGCTTTGGAAGCAGCATCCGTGGTGGCTGAGGCCACGGAAACAAGACCCACGGATGCTGAGGCCACGGAAACGGAGGGTGTGGGAGCCGAGCGCTTGGATACAAAGGCCACAGGGGCTGAGGTCACAGAAACGAAAACTCTAGAAGAAGGAGGAAACCCAGAAACAAAGGCCACGGGAGCAGAGTCCACAAATATGAAAACAGAGGAACCAGAATGGAAGGCCAGTGGAACAGGTGCTGTGCCGGAAGAGCTCACAGGCACAGGGACCATGAAAACGGAGGCCGTGGGAGTGGAGGCCGCGACCCCGAGGGTCACCCCAGGCCCCGCCCTGCACCCCAGTGCTGCCGGGCTGGAGGCGGCCCACGGCAAGGCTGAGCCCGCGGAGGCCGAGGTTGGTGGGGCTGGCGGGGTCAGCAGCGGTGACACAGGCCAACTGCGGGCCGCCCTGGAGCAGGCCCGGGAGGACCTCCGAGACCGGGACTGCCGCCTCCGGGAGCTGGAAGCGGCCTCGGCCCGGCTGGACGAGGCCCAGGCCGGCCGGCTGTTGGCCGAGGAGGAGGCTCGGGGCCTGCGGGCAGAGCTGGCCCAGCGGGAGGAGTTGCGGCTGGAGCTGAGCCGGGAGCTGCAGGCCCTACGGGAGCAGCTGGCTATGGCCACAGCCGCCGGGGAGCAGCAGCGGGCCGCGGTCGTGAAGCTGGGCCAGGCGCGGGACGCGGCTGAGGCCCGGGCCGCCGAGCTGGCCGCGGCCTGCGAGGAGGCTCGGCGGGGCCTGGCAGAATTGCGTGAGGCGTCCGAGGGGCTCCGCCAGGCAGCGGTGCCGGCCTCGGAGCATCACCGGCTGCAGGAGGAGGCCCTGGAGTTGCGGGGCCGGGCGGCCAGCCTGGAGCAGGAGGTGGTGGCCACGGGCAAGGAGGCTGCCCGTCTGCGGGCAGAGCTGGAGCGCGAGCGTGTGGGCAGCGTGGCCCGCCTGGAGCACGAGCGCATCGTGGGTGCCCTGCAGGCCGACGTGGCCCGGCTGCAGGGGCAGCTGGAGGAGCTGGGGCGACGCCACGAGAAGACCAGCGCCGAGGTCTTCCAG AGACTTGACGCTGCGATATATCCAGGTGGACCTTTGACCCTGCAGCCATTCTGA